In Thermoplasmata archaeon, the following proteins share a genomic window:
- a CDS encoding tRNA pseudouridine(13) synthase TruD, which produces MGAAGDPGTRSMGPQPPEVERGVGIEVYLSRSPGVGGRLKSLPEDFLVEELSLPPPRVEGGEWVAARVRSRNWETNRLVRELSRAMGISRKRIQFAGTKDKRGVKVQMMSFRASEEQVRRVSLGDFEVLDTYPSDRPVELGQLLGNRFVIRLRGAQAAPGASGEPPISGSEGVSGHREESPTEDQGLGESSGELRAALDAVTSELRAAGGFPNFFGIQRFGALRPVTHTIGKLMVQGNLEGAVMTYLGRPMEAEGEEARAARARLEEEWRAAACGIRGGDAEGCVEGGGVKERVFGEALKYFPKRLSFERTLLQHLHNHPGDWAGALRRLPLNLLMMFVHAYQAQLFNRVLSRRILGGLPLREPVVGDIVLPADAHGRPDHDRYILVEEHNLERARRRAREGRAFVSGILFGTETPFAEGRMGEIERAVVAEEGLRPQDFIIPEIPEASSKGTRREVLVPFRPGEPEIVLEPDAVLFRFTLPRGCYATALMREYMKGEVLSY; this is translated from the coding sequence ATGGGCGCAGCGGGTGACCCGGGAACGAGGAGCATGGGGCCGCAGCCGCCGGAGGTGGAGAGGGGAGTCGGTATTGAGGTCTACCTAAGCCGCTCGCCGGGCGTCGGGGGGAGGCTCAAGAGCCTTCCCGAGGACTTCTTAGTCGAGGAACTCTCCCTTCCTCCGCCCAGGGTTGAAGGCGGGGAGTGGGTTGCGGCCCGCGTCCGCTCGCGCAACTGGGAGACAAACCGTCTCGTCAGGGAGCTTTCCCGGGCAATGGGAATCAGCCGAAAAAGAATTCAGTTTGCGGGAACAAAGGACAAGCGCGGCGTGAAGGTCCAGATGATGAGCTTCAGAGCCTCCGAGGAGCAGGTGCGGAGAGTCTCGCTGGGGGACTTCGAGGTTCTCGACACCTATCCAAGCGACAGGCCGGTGGAGCTGGGGCAGCTCTTGGGCAACAGGTTCGTGATAAGGCTGAGAGGGGCTCAGGCCGCCCCCGGGGCGTCAGGGGAGCCCCCGATTTCTGGTAGCGAGGGAGTGTCTGGGCATCGGGAAGAGAGCCCGACGGAGGACCAGGGACTAGGTGAGAGCTCTGGGGAGTTGAGAGCGGCTCTTGATGCGGTCACCTCGGAGCTCAGGGCAGCCGGGGGATTCCCGAACTTCTTTGGCATCCAGAGGTTCGGGGCGCTGAGGCCGGTGACGCACACCATCGGAAAACTGATGGTGCAGGGGAACCTCGAGGGCGCGGTGATGACCTATCTCGGCCGGCCTATGGAAGCTGAGGGGGAGGAGGCGAGGGCAGCGAGGGCACGGTTGGAGGAGGAGTGGAGAGCCGCGGCATGTGGGATCCGGGGCGGCGATGCGGAAGGGTGTGTCGAGGGCGGAGGTGTGAAGGAGAGAGTCTTCGGCGAGGCGCTGAAGTACTTCCCCAAGCGCCTCTCGTTCGAGAGGACGCTGCTCCAGCACCTGCACAACCACCCCGGGGACTGGGCGGGCGCGCTCAGGCGGCTTCCCCTCAATCTATTAATGATGTTTGTGCACGCCTACCAAGCCCAGCTCTTCAATCGCGTCCTGAGCAGGCGAATTCTCGGAGGTCTTCCCCTGCGCGAGCCAGTCGTCGGAGACATCGTCCTCCCCGCGGACGCGCACGGGCGGCCGGACCACGATAGATACATTCTGGTCGAGGAGCACAATCTAGAGAGGGCGAGGAGGAGGGCGCGCGAGGGGAGGGCCTTCGTGTCCGGAATTCTATTTGGCACTGAGACCCCCTTTGCGGAAGGAAGGATGGGTGAGATAGAGAGGGCGGTTGTGGCGGAGGAGGGCCTACGCCCTCAGGACTTCATAATCCCGGAGATTCCGGAAGCGTCGTCGAAGGGAACGCGCAGGGAGGTGCTCGTCCCATTTAGGCCCGGCGAGCCGGAGATTGTTCTCGAGCCGGACGCGGTCCTGTTCAGGTTCACCCTCCCGCGCGGCTGCTACGCCACCGCCCTAATGCGCGAGTACATGAAGGGAGAGGTGCTGAGCTACTGA
- a CDS encoding RpoL/Rpb11 RNA polymerase subunit family protein: MEVRILSKEKDTIEVEVIGANETILEPLKQKLLADENVAQATYQIGHPMLARPRLRVRVRQGKPHAALKKAAKALAAEFRDAQLLVEKAKKPKV; encoded by the coding sequence ATGGAGGTTAGGATACTGAGCAAAGAGAAGGACACCATTGAGGTCGAGGTCATCGGCGCCAACGAGACGATTCTCGAGCCGCTCAAGCAAAAGCTCCTCGCCGACGAGAATGTCGCGCAGGCGACCTACCAAATAGGCCACCCCATGCTCGCCCGGCCCAGGCTCAGGGTCAGGGTGAGGCAGGGGAAGCCCCACGCCGCTCTCAAGAAGGCCGCGAAGGCCCTGGCAGCAGAGTTCAGGGACGCTCAATTGCTTGTAGAGAAGGCAAAGAAGCCCAAAGTGTGA
- a CDS encoding asparagine synthase-related protein, with protein sequence MARWGRMLAEALSRAVERGQAGVSGGVLAFSGGLDSSLLALLMARQGRAPELCTVGLKGARDLAAAERAASLLGLEGRTVALVVEEGDVLEAVRRLRSLLPSATMMELAFTIPLFIVCARTRERVIFTGDGADELFGGYHRYLRMRPGELESALRADLERLIGNGIQRHRAIARSFGRELVTPYLDDEVVELARRIPPSEKVAGGERKLVLREAARLLGLPEELRGAPKRAAQYGSGVMKVLEKHSAFC encoded by the coding sequence ATGGCTCGATGGGGGAGGATGCTTGCAGAGGCGCTATCAAGAGCCGTCGAAAGAGGTCAGGCAGGCGTCTCGGGAGGGGTGCTTGCGTTCTCGGGAGGCCTCGACAGCTCCCTCTTGGCCCTGCTGATGGCCCGACAGGGACGCGCGCCCGAGCTGTGCACCGTAGGGCTCAAGGGGGCCCGGGATCTGGCCGCGGCTGAAAGGGCAGCTTCGCTCCTAGGACTCGAGGGAAGAACGGTTGCGCTCGTGGTGGAGGAGGGGGACGTGCTCGAGGCGGTGCGCCGGCTGCGCTCGCTCCTCCCCTCCGCTACCATGATGGAGCTCGCTTTTACTATCCCCTTATTCATCGTTTGCGCGCGGACGAGAGAGAGAGTGATTTTCACGGGCGACGGCGCCGACGAACTCTTCGGCGGCTACCATAGATACCTTAGAATGCGTCCCGGAGAACTCGAGTCCGCCCTTCGAGCCGACCTTGAGCGCCTGATAGGAAATGGAATTCAGCGCCACCGCGCAATCGCCCGGAGCTTTGGCAGGGAGTTAGTGACGCCCTATCTCGACGATGAAGTCGTTGAGCTGGCCCGGAGAATTCCACCGTCGGAAAAGGTGGCGGGTGGGGAGAGGAAGCTGGTTCTGCGCGAGGCAGCCCGGCTCCTAGGCCTGCCAGAGGAGCTCCGCGGGGCGCCGAAGAGGGCAGCGCAGTACGGCTCGGGAGTAATGAAGGTGCTGGAGAAACACAGCGCGTTCTGTTAG